In Flavobacterium sp. N3904, one DNA window encodes the following:
- a CDS encoding bacteriophage abortive infection AbiH family protein produces MAKILITGNGFDLFHHLPTKYGHFMSIMRTIEKNDYTNEVSFEELFGDIFKNKFAYDFNSIVENYKVEDIKFDFNKINELKELLKENLWYKYFTNVIEIETWIDFEGEVENVLKQISILLKSETPQFKKVNNYRDVLINYSDFNLFGIIEHKYDDKDVFSIAEKYVDKRRLGIKSSYILNDLSNSFESFIIIFNQYLADVVVVFYENKINNATIPFHLINKIYTFNYTPSLEKIYKIDKTKLVYLHGELNEDSNIQNLVLGISEISKEIKDSKMYNFTKYYQKVRKNSNKKFIDIPKEKSVSLDETIFYIIGHSLDESDREYILDLFKFLELDHNNYSKICVFYYNENDKENKLRNLFSIIDKDIIVNMNNTGRLYFVELNVENLNYEFSKQTEKATSPSSIF; encoded by the coding sequence ATGGCTAAAATTTTAATTACAGGAAACGGATTTGATTTATTTCATCATTTACCAACAAAGTATGGACACTTTATGTCAATAATGCGAACTATTGAAAAGAATGATTATACTAATGAGGTATCTTTTGAAGAATTATTTGGTGATATTTTTAAAAATAAATTTGCATATGATTTTAATTCAATAGTTGAAAATTATAAGGTTGAAGATATTAAATTCGATTTTAATAAAATTAATGAATTAAAAGAATTGTTGAAAGAGAATCTTTGGTATAAATATTTCACGAATGTAATAGAAATAGAAACTTGGATTGATTTTGAAGGAGAAGTTGAAAATGTTTTAAAACAAATATCAATTTTACTGAAATCAGAGACTCCTCAGTTTAAAAAAGTTAATAATTACAGAGACGTGCTTATCAATTATTCTGATTTTAATTTGTTTGGAATAATCGAGCACAAATATGATGATAAAGACGTTTTTAGTATTGCTGAGAAATATGTAGATAAAAGAAGACTTGGAATTAAAAGTAGTTATATATTAAATGATTTGTCAAATTCATTCGAGAGTTTTATAATTATTTTTAATCAATATCTAGCGGATGTTGTTGTTGTGTTTTATGAGAATAAAATTAATAATGCAACTATCCCTTTTCATTTAATTAATAAAATATATACGTTTAATTATACTCCAAGTTTAGAAAAAATTTATAAAATCGATAAGACTAAATTGGTTTATTTACATGGGGAACTAAATGAAGATAGTAATATTCAAAATTTAGTTCTTGGAATTAGTGAAATTTCAAAAGAGATAAAAGATAGTAAGATGTATAATTTCACTAAATATTATCAAAAGGTTCGTAAAAATTCAAACAAAAAATTTATAGATATTCCTAAAGAAAAATCAGTTAGCCTTGATGAAACTATTTTTTATATAATTGGACATTCCCTTGATGAATCAGACAGAGAATATATTCTAGATTTATTTAAATTTTTGGAGTTAGACCATAATAATTATTCAAAAATTTGTGTATTCTATTACAATGAAAATGATAAAGAAAATAAGTTGAGAAATTTATTTAGCATTATTGACAAAGATATTATTGTAAATATGAATAACACTGGCAGACTTTATTTTGTTGAATTAAATGTTGAAAATTTAAATTATGAATTTTCGAAACAGACTGAGAAAGCGACTAGTCCGAGTTCTATTTTTTAA